One segment of Gloeomargarita sp. SRBZ-1_bins_9 DNA contains the following:
- a CDS encoding metallopeptidase TldD-related protein, which yields MEQALLLEKLLDLARPRAEGVEVYYLRSYSRPVLFENNRLKSLDSKAMQGVALRVIAQGRLGFAASTDLTRLEEVVNVALDTATVGDPVEMDFAAAQQWEDTRPPVELPTTAALVEIGQGLVEQVHAYNPEILVDVSLQPSAGEVQILTDKGAYARYQRQSLSVGLGGNWVRGEDFLQIYSYQVTDGSPPDYQRLVQEVVQKYRWAEQTTSITGGNLPVLFTPRAVASVLAGLFEAMLSGQAVVQKATPLADRVGQRVFDPQWTITEDPTAGVNARRFDDECTPTQTQTLIEQGVVRGFYWDRLWAQRAGGVSTGNGYRGGLSRPGPELLNLCIAPGMVPYAELVAQIRDGVMVDQVLGAGQSNQLAGEFSVNLDLGYRVVNGEIVGRVKNTMVAGSILEAPVAAMSREREWVGGSVYSPAILFASLGVATRS from the coding sequence ATGGAACAGGCCCTTTTGTTGGAAAAACTGCTGGACCTGGCCCGCCCCCGCGCCGAGGGAGTGGAGGTCTATTACCTGCGCAGTTACAGCCGCCCCGTCCTGTTTGAAAACAATCGCCTCAAATCCCTCGATAGCAAGGCGATGCAGGGGGTGGCCCTGCGGGTGATTGCCCAGGGACGCCTGGGGTTTGCCGCCAGCACGGACCTCACCCGCCTGGAGGAGGTGGTCAACGTGGCCCTAGACACGGCAACGGTCGGCGACCCAGTAGAGATGGACTTTGCCGCTGCTCAACAGTGGGAGGACACCCGCCCGCCGGTGGAATTGCCGACGACGGCAGCGCTGGTGGAGATCGGTCAAGGCCTGGTCGAACAAGTCCATGCCTATAATCCCGAGATTCTGGTGGATGTCTCGTTGCAGCCCAGTGCCGGGGAGGTGCAGATTCTCACCGATAAAGGTGCCTATGCCCGTTACCAACGGCAATCCCTGAGCGTGGGTCTGGGGGGCAACTGGGTACGGGGGGAAGACTTTTTACAGATTTACAGCTATCAGGTCACGGATGGATCCCCCCCGGACTACCAGCGGCTGGTGCAGGAGGTGGTGCAAAAGTACCGCTGGGCGGAGCAAACGACTTCAATCACCGGGGGTAACTTGCCGGTTTTATTCACCCCCCGGGCGGTCGCCAGTGTGTTAGCCGGACTGTTTGAAGCCATGCTGTCGGGGCAAGCGGTGGTGCAAAAGGCTACACCCCTGGCGGACCGGGTCGGGCAGCGGGTGTTCGACCCCCAGTGGACGATTACCGAAGACCCCACCGCCGGGGTCAACGCCCGCCGATTTGACGATGAATGCACGCCGACTCAGACCCAAACGTTGATCGAGCAGGGGGTGGTGCGGGGCTTTTACTGGGACCGCCTGTGGGCGCAGCGGGCCGGTGGTGTTTCCACGGGTAATGGCTACCGGGGTGGCCTATCCCGACCCGGCCCGGAATTACTGAATCTCTGCATTGCCCCAGGGATGGTTCCTTACGCCGAGTTAGTGGCCCAGATCCGCGACGGGGTAATGGTGGACCAGGTGCTGGGGGCAGGCCAGTCCAATCAGTTGGCCGGGGAATTTTCCGTGAATCTGGACCTGGGTTACCGGGTGGTCAACGGCGAAATCGTCGGGCGGGTGAAAAACACCATGGTGGCCGGGAGCATCCTGGAGGCACCGGTGGCGGCCATGAGCCGGGAACGGGAATGGGTCGGCGGCAGCGTTTACAGCCCGGCGATTTTGTTTGCCTCCCTAGGGGTTGCGACCCGGAGTTGA
- a CDS encoding ATP-dependent Clp protease ATP-binding subunit — MFERFTEKAIKVIMLAQEEARRLGHNFVGTEQILLGLIGEGTGVAAKVLKSMGVNLKDARIEVEKIIGRGSGFVAVEIPFTPRAKRVLELSLEEARQLGHNYIGTEHLLLGLIREGEGVAARVLENLGVDLSKVRTQVIRMLGETAEVTAGGGSTRTKTPTLDEFGTNLTQLAAEGKLDPVVGREKEIERVIQILGRRTKNNPVLIGEPGVGKTAIAEGLAQRIANRDVPDILEDKRVVTLDIGLLVAGTKYRGEFEERLKKIMDEIRQAGNVILVIDEVHTLIGAGAAEGAIDAANILKPALARGELQCIGATTLDEYRKHIERDAALERRFQPVMVGEPSVEETIEILFGLREKYEQHHKLKITDEALRAAAKLADRYISDRFLPDKAIDLIDEAGSRVRLINSQLPPAAKELDKELRQILRQKDDAVRAQDFERAGELRDREIEIKAQIRAIVQSKKAEAQQGGGETPMVTEEDIAQIVASWTGIPVSKLTETESERLLHMEETLHQRIVGQEEAVRAICRAVRRARVGLKNPNRPIASFIFSGPTGVGKTELTKALAAYFFGSEEAMIRLDMSEYMERHTVSKLIGSPPGYVGYNEGGQLTEAVRRRPYTVVLFDEIEKAHPDVFNLLLQILEDGRLTDAKGRTVDFKNTLIVMTSNIGSKVIEKGGGGLGFELSENQEDSQYNRIRNLVHEELKQYFRPEFLNRIDEIIVFRQLTKDEVKQIADIMLKEVYGRLAEQGITLRVTEAFKDRLVEEGYNPSYGARPLRRAIMRLLEDSLAEEILSGRIKAGDTAIVDVDPETKQVKVLGEPTTRELLPQSTS, encoded by the coding sequence ATGTTTGAACGTTTCACGGAAAAGGCCATTAAGGTCATCATGCTCGCCCAGGAGGAAGCCCGTCGCTTGGGGCATAACTTCGTGGGCACCGAGCAAATCCTCCTGGGGTTGATTGGCGAGGGCACTGGGGTGGCCGCCAAAGTGCTCAAGTCTATGGGTGTAAACCTGAAAGATGCCCGGATTGAGGTGGAAAAAATCATTGGTCGGGGTTCGGGCTTTGTGGCGGTCGAAATTCCCTTTACCCCTCGAGCCAAACGGGTTTTGGAATTGTCGTTGGAGGAGGCCCGGCAGTTAGGCCACAATTACATCGGTACTGAACACCTGTTGCTGGGGTTGATCCGGGAAGGGGAAGGGGTGGCCGCCCGGGTGTTGGAAAACTTGGGCGTGGATTTGTCCAAGGTGCGGACCCAGGTGATCCGCATGCTGGGGGAAACGGCGGAGGTGACCGCTGGCGGCGGCAGTACCCGTACCAAGACCCCCACGCTGGACGAGTTCGGAACCAACCTCACCCAGTTGGCGGCGGAAGGGAAATTAGACCCAGTGGTGGGTCGGGAGAAGGAAATTGAGCGGGTGATCCAAATCCTGGGGCGCCGGACCAAGAACAATCCGGTGTTGATTGGGGAACCGGGGGTAGGCAAGACGGCGATTGCCGAGGGTTTGGCCCAGCGCATTGCCAATCGGGACGTGCCGGACATTTTAGAGGACAAGCGGGTGGTGACCCTGGACATTGGCCTGCTGGTGGCGGGTACCAAGTACCGGGGGGAATTTGAAGAGCGGCTCAAGAAAATCATGGACGAGATTCGCCAGGCGGGGAATGTCATCCTGGTGATCGATGAAGTCCATACGTTGATTGGGGCCGGTGCGGCGGAAGGGGCCATTGACGCGGCCAATATCCTGAAGCCGGCCCTGGCGCGGGGTGAGTTGCAGTGCATTGGGGCCACTACTTTGGATGAATACCGCAAGCACATTGAGCGGGATGCGGCTTTGGAGCGTCGGTTCCAGCCGGTGATGGTAGGGGAACCCTCGGTGGAAGAAACCATTGAAATCCTATTTGGCCTGCGGGAGAAGTATGAGCAGCACCACAAGCTGAAGATCACAGACGAGGCGCTACGGGCGGCGGCCAAGCTGGCGGATCGGTACATTTCTGACCGGTTCTTGCCGGACAAGGCCATTGACCTGATTGACGAAGCGGGGTCGCGGGTGCGGCTCATCAATTCGCAACTGCCGCCAGCGGCCAAGGAACTGGACAAGGAGCTGCGGCAAATCCTGCGCCAAAAGGACGATGCGGTGCGCGCCCAGGACTTTGAGCGGGCCGGGGAATTGCGGGACCGGGAGATCGAAATCAAGGCGCAGATCCGAGCTATTGTCCAGAGCAAGAAAGCGGAGGCCCAGCAAGGGGGCGGCGAAACCCCAATGGTGACGGAGGAAGACATCGCCCAAATCGTGGCTTCCTGGACGGGGATTCCGGTGAGCAAGCTGACGGAGACGGAGTCGGAACGCCTGCTACACATGGAGGAAACTCTGCACCAGCGGATCGTAGGACAAGAGGAGGCGGTGCGGGCCATTTGCCGAGCGGTGCGGCGGGCGCGCGTGGGTCTCAAGAACCCGAACCGGCCGATTGCCAGCTTCATCTTCTCCGGGCCAACGGGGGTGGGCAAGACGGAGTTGACCAAGGCGCTGGCGGCCTACTTCTTCGGCTCCGAGGAGGCGATGATCCGCCTGGATATGTCGGAGTATATGGAGCGGCACACGGTCTCTAAGTTGATTGGCTCACCGCCGGGTTATGTGGGCTACAACGAGGGGGGCCAATTGACGGAGGCGGTGCGGCGCCGGCCCTATACGGTGGTGTTGTTTGACGAGATCGAAAAGGCCCACCCGGATGTGTTCAACCTGCTGCTGCAAATCCTGGAGGATGGCCGGTTGACCGATGCCAAGGGGCGCACGGTGGACTTTAAGAACACGCTCATCGTGATGACCTCCAACATCGGCTCTAAGGTCATCGAGAAGGGCGGTGGCGGCTTGGGGTTTGAGTTGAGCGAAAACCAGGAGGATTCCCAGTACAACCGGATTCGCAACCTGGTGCATGAGGAGCTCAAACAATACTTCCGCCCCGAATTCCTGAACCGGATTGATGAAATTATCGTCTTCCGGCAACTGACCAAGGACGAGGTGAAGCAAATTGCCGACATCATGCTCAAGGAGGTCTATGGGCGGCTGGCCGAGCAAGGGATTACTTTGCGGGTGACGGAGGCCTTCAAGGACCGGCTGGTGGAGGAAGGCTACAACCCGTCCTACGGAGCGCGGCCTTTGCGGCGGGCGATTATGCGGTTGCTGGAGGACTCCCTGGCGGAGGAAATCCTGTCCGGGCGCATCAAGGCGGGGGATACGGCCATCGTGGATGTGGACCCGGAGACCAAGCAGGTGAAAGTGCTTGGCGAACCAACCACCCGCGAGCTGTTACCCCAGTCCACCAGTTAA
- the recG gene encoding ATP-dependent DNA helicase RecG: MTWDAARVAQALAVEQQAGYPNLQGRQYRFSEFLLQQLRLVPLDWLPAAQINQWEILLAELHHYPHLTGDQREALLQRIATFLPHIRQPVPTPGVLDKPAPVVTADTPIRQLEVLKPQQKKYLQQLGLQTLGDVLRYYPRSYVDYSQHLLIKDLQPGNTVTVIATIRSFRCFTSPKNPQLTILEWWVADRSGRLKINRYVMGKRYANKAWQEQQKKQYPPGTLIAVSGLVKGTKFSKTLTDPQIQVIDEQTEDAVAKMVPVYALKGELKASWVRQAIHAVLPLVRSWPDPLPESLRRRYHLVSLATAYQDIHAPADAQALKRARYRLVFDEFFYLQLSFLQRRQQQRQYPSPALSAEGELLQRFRAHLPFQLTRAQERVIQEILQDLRQPRPMQRLVQGDVGSGKTVVAVMAMLAAIEAGYQVAMMAPTEVLAEQHYQKLLTWLTPLHIPVELLTGSTKASQRRRILAQLATGEVPLVVGTHALIQEQVQFARLGLVVIDEQHRFGVEQRSLLQQKGMAPHVLTMTATPIPRTLALALHGDLDVSQLDELPPGRQPIQTTVISGSQRHFAYDLIRREVAQGRQAYIILPLVEESEKLPARAAVAEYQRLQEMTFKGLRLGLLHGRQSATEKEATLRAFRDGEIQILVSTTVVEVGVDVPNATVMLVENAERFGLAQLHQLRGRVGRGTHPSYCILVAHSQGEDTQQRLQVLTQSQDGFFIAEMDLRLRGPGEILGTRQAGLPDLALASLIEDQEVLETARRAAEHLLQQDPDLRRHPLLTAELQRRWEQLTGRVVLS; encoded by the coding sequence ATGACCTGGGATGCGGCGCGGGTGGCTCAGGCGTTGGCCGTGGAACAACAGGCGGGCTATCCCAACCTGCAGGGCCGCCAGTACCGGTTTTCCGAGTTTCTCCTGCAACAACTGCGCCTGGTACCCCTGGATTGGCTACCGGCTGCCCAGATCAACCAATGGGAAATCCTACTGGCAGAGCTGCACCACTACCCCCATCTGACTGGCGACCAGCGGGAAGCCCTACTCCAGCGCATCGCCACCTTTTTACCCCACATCCGCCAACCCGTCCCTACACCGGGGGTGCTAGACAAACCAGCGCCGGTGGTTACAGCCGATACCCCTATTCGCCAATTGGAGGTTCTCAAACCGCAGCAGAAGAAATATCTCCAGCAATTGGGGCTGCAAACCCTCGGGGACGTTTTACGCTATTACCCCCGCAGCTATGTGGATTACTCCCAGCACCTGCTGATCAAGGATTTACAGCCGGGGAACACCGTCACGGTGATTGCCACGATTCGCAGTTTTCGTTGTTTCACCAGCCCGAAAAATCCCCAGTTGACCATCCTGGAATGGTGGGTGGCCGACCGGTCCGGGCGTCTGAAAATCAATCGCTATGTCATGGGGAAACGCTATGCCAATAAAGCCTGGCAAGAACAGCAAAAAAAACAGTATCCCCCCGGGACATTGATCGCCGTGTCGGGATTGGTCAAGGGGACAAAGTTCAGCAAAACCCTGACCGACCCCCAAATCCAAGTCATTGACGAGCAAACCGAAGATGCCGTTGCCAAGATGGTGCCGGTGTATGCCCTCAAGGGGGAACTCAAGGCCAGTTGGGTGCGCCAGGCCATCCATGCCGTTTTACCCTTGGTGCGCTCCTGGCCCGATCCCTTACCGGAATCCTTGCGCCGGCGCTACCATCTGGTGTCCCTGGCAACGGCCTACCAGGACATTCACGCCCCCGCTGATGCTCAGGCGTTAAAACGGGCCCGCTATCGCTTGGTGTTCGATGAATTTTTCTACCTGCAACTGAGTTTTTTGCAACGACGGCAACAGCAACGGCAGTATCCGAGTCCGGCGCTGTCAGCCGAAGGAGAACTGTTGCAAAGGTTTCGGGCACACCTGCCGTTTCAGTTGACCAGAGCCCAGGAACGGGTAATTCAAGAAATTCTTCAGGATTTGCGCCAGCCCCGACCCATGCAGCGTCTGGTGCAGGGGGATGTGGGTTCCGGCAAGACGGTGGTGGCGGTTATGGCCATGCTGGCGGCGATTGAAGCGGGCTATCAGGTGGCGATGATGGCCCCGACGGAGGTGCTGGCTGAACAGCACTACCAAAAACTGCTGACATGGTTGACGCCCCTGCACATCCCGGTGGAATTGCTCACGGGTTCGACCAAGGCCAGTCAACGCCGACGAATCCTGGCCCAGTTGGCCACTGGGGAAGTGCCGTTGGTGGTGGGGACCCATGCCCTGATCCAAGAGCAGGTGCAGTTTGCCCGCTTGGGGCTGGTGGTGATTGATGAACAACACCGCTTCGGCGTAGAACAACGGTCCCTGTTGCAACAAAAAGGGATGGCCCCCCACGTCCTGACCATGACGGCCACACCCATTCCCCGCACCCTGGCCCTGGCCCTCCACGGCGATTTGGATGTGAGTCAGCTCGATGAATTGCCCCCCGGTCGCCAACCCATTCAAACGACGGTGATTTCCGGCAGTCAACGCCACTTTGCCTATGACTTGATTCGCCGGGAGGTGGCCCAGGGTCGTCAGGCCTACATCATCTTGCCCCTGGTGGAGGAGTCGGAAAAATTACCGGCCCGGGCCGCCGTCGCCGAGTACCAAAGGTTGCAGGAAATGACCTTCAAGGGGTTGCGCTTGGGGTTACTCCACGGGCGCCAGTCCGCCACCGAAAAAGAAGCCACCCTGCGAGCTTTCCGAGATGGGGAGATTCAAATTCTGGTCAGCACCACCGTGGTGGAGGTGGGCGTGGATGTGCCCAATGCCACAGTGATGCTGGTGGAGAATGCTGAACGATTCGGCTTGGCCCAACTGCACCAACTGCGGGGACGGGTAGGCCGAGGAACGCACCCCTCCTACTGCATCTTGGTCGCCCACAGCCAAGGGGAAGACACCCAGCAGCGCCTACAGGTCCTAACCCAATCCCAGGACGGCTTTTTTATCGCTGAGATGGACCTGCGCCTGCGGGGGCCGGGAGAAATCTTAGGGACGCGACAGGCCGGATTGCCGGATTTAGCCCTGGCCAGTCTCATTGAAGACCAGGAGGTGCTGGAAACGGCCCGCCGCGCCGCAGAACACCTGCTGCAACAGGACCCGGATTTGCGCCGACATCCCCTCCTAACCGCCGAACTGCAACGCCGCTGGGAACAGCTCACCGGTCGAGTGGTGTTGAGTTAA
- the yidC gene encoding membrane protein insertase YidC, whose amino-acid sequence MLPILDFFYQVVPSYGLAIVALTLVVRLALAPISAGQIRNMRRMKVAQPVMQKRVREIQERYKNDPAKQQEEMAKIYQEFGNPLAGCLPLLLQLPILFALFATLRGSPFADVSYPVELEIVPRDQIVQSQPLNSPSHNIYVQPGLHYPIRVVSTAGNKLPVGEETVLDFRTPDGRSLTSIIQEVNHPELMPRWTVKNGADLVELVTENGQARLKALQPGKVSLVGVVPGLAANEGFLFISALGQVGAVDSKGVIHWDTLILVAIFAASTYVSQLITSQGDVIKNPQQDQVNKSLPLILAVMFLFFPLPAGVLMYMVVANLFQTLQTFILSREPLPENLQKIVEEQKKMLAAQTETLPFERQRPKKKPS is encoded by the coding sequence ATGCTACCCATTCTGGACTTCTTCTACCAGGTGGTGCCGAGTTACGGGTTGGCCATTGTGGCGCTGACGCTGGTGGTGCGGCTGGCCTTGGCGCCGATTAGTGCCGGGCAGATTCGCAATATGCGGCGCATGAAGGTAGCCCAACCGGTGATGCAAAAGCGGGTGCGGGAAATCCAGGAGCGCTACAAAAACGACCCCGCCAAGCAACAGGAGGAAATGGCCAAGATTTATCAGGAATTTGGCAATCCCCTGGCCGGTTGCTTACCCCTGCTTTTGCAATTGCCCATCCTGTTTGCCCTGTTTGCCACCCTGCGGGGTTCGCCTTTTGCCGATGTGTCCTATCCGGTGGAATTGGAAATTGTACCCCGCGACCAAATCGTCCAGTCTCAACCCCTTAACTCCCCATCCCACAACATCTATGTCCAGCCGGGTTTACACTATCCCATCCGGGTGGTGAGCACGGCAGGGAATAAATTGCCTGTGGGGGAAGAGACCGTTCTTGATTTCCGCACCCCCGATGGCCGTAGCCTAACCAGCATTATCCAGGAGGTGAACCACCCCGAACTCATGCCCCGCTGGACGGTGAAAAACGGTGCTGATTTGGTGGAACTGGTCACGGAAAACGGCCAAGCTCGACTCAAAGCTCTCCAACCAGGCAAAGTTTCTCTTGTTGGCGTCGTGCCGGGCTTAGCAGCTAATGAAGGCTTTTTGTTCATCTCTGCTCTCGGTCAAGTCGGGGCTGTTGATAGCAAGGGTGTAATTCACTGGGATACGTTGATTTTGGTGGCCATCTTTGCTGCCAGTACCTACGTCAGTCAGCTGATTACTAGCCAGGGTGATGTCATCAAAAATCCCCAGCAGGATCAGGTGAACAAATCCCTGCCCTTGATACTGGCGGTGATGTTTCTCTTTTTCCCCCTACCTGCCGGGGTACTGATGTACATGGTCGTGGCCAACCTCTTCCAAACGCTGCAAACCTTTATCCTCTCCCGGGAGCCGTTGCCGGAAAATTTGCAGAAAATTGTGGAGGAGCAGAAGAAAATGCTGGCCGCCCAAACGGAAACCCTACCCTTTGAACGGCAGCGGCCTAAGAAGAAGCCGAGCTAA
- a CDS encoding glycosyltransferase family 4 protein has protein sequence MRVLHLSTYDTFGGAARAAYRLHQGLRQAGIDSQQLVLQKHSQDPMVVEYPEPRWLRRLRSIADQWPLRFYPEHARAFSVHWTPNGVTRHIHKHDFDLLHLHWVSRFLTPEALPHLTTKPLVWTLHDMWAITGGCHCSQGCDSFTAQCGCCPQLKSTQKQDVSHWLWRRKKRAWRNFQPVIVTPSAWLADAVKRSSLLGHCPVEVIPNGLDTDRYYPIPPPIARQVLRLPPDAPIVLTGGLGLLKEPHKGWDVLCAAAQVLRSQVDALWLVFGQQEAPGLEGLPVRCLGKLTDEVALVLAYSAADVLVVPSRQEAFGQVATEAMACGTPVVGFAGTGVQDIVDHRVNGYLAQPFDPRDLAQGMAWVVHQGVALREAARQKVERCFSLPVVVQQYVDLYRSLSSASS, from the coding sequence ATGAGAGTTTTGCATTTGAGTACCTACGACACGTTTGGCGGTGCGGCGCGGGCGGCCTATCGTCTGCATCAGGGGTTGCGCCAGGCAGGGATTGATTCCCAACAGTTGGTGCTCCAGAAACACAGCCAGGACCCGATGGTTGTCGAATACCCCGAACCCCGTTGGCTGCGCCGGTTGCGCTCCATTGCCGACCAATGGCCCTTGCGCTTTTATCCCGAACACGCCCGCGCTTTTTCCGTGCATTGGACGCCCAATGGGGTAACGCGACACATCCACAAACATGATTTTGACCTTTTGCATCTCCACTGGGTCAGCCGTTTTCTCACCCCTGAAGCCCTCCCCCACCTAACCACCAAACCGCTGGTGTGGACGCTCCACGATATGTGGGCTATCACTGGGGGATGCCATTGCAGTCAAGGTTGCGATTCCTTCACGGCTCAATGCGGCTGTTGCCCCCAATTAAAAAGTACGCAAAAACAGGATGTATCCCACTGGCTCTGGCGGCGCAAAAAACGGGCCTGGCGGAATTTTCAACCGGTGATAGTTACCCCCAGTGCCTGGCTGGCCGATGCCGTGAAACGCAGTTCCTTGCTGGGGCATTGTCCGGTCGAGGTGATCCCCAACGGTCTGGATACGGACCGGTATTACCCGATTCCCCCGCCCATCGCGCGCCAGGTGCTCCGCCTACCACCCGATGCGCCCATTGTCCTGACCGGTGGCTTGGGTTTGCTCAAGGAACCCCACAAGGGCTGGGATGTGTTGTGTGCAGCAGCGCAGGTGCTCCGGTCGCAGGTGGACGCTCTTTGGTTGGTGTTTGGGCAGCAGGAGGCGCCGGGTCTGGAGGGGTTACCGGTCCGGTGTTTGGGCAAATTAACGGATGAGGTGGCTCTAGTGTTGGCCTACAGCGCTGCCGATGTGCTGGTGGTGCCGTCACGACAGGAGGCCTTTGGGCAGGTCGCTACGGAGGCCATGGCCTGTGGGACGCCGGTGGTGGGGTTTGCCGGAACGGGGGTGCAGGACATCGTGGACCACCGGGTAAACGGCTATCTGGCTCAGCCCTTTGACCCCCGGGATTTGGCGCAAGGGATGGCTTGGGTGGTGCACCAGGGGGTAGCGTTGCGAGAAGCCGCCCGACAGAAGGTGGAGCGGTGCTTTAGCTTGCCGGTGGTGGTGCAGCAGTATGTTGATCTGTACCGTTCCCTTAGCTCGGCTTCTTCTTAG
- a CDS encoding Coenzyme F420 hydrogenase/dehydrogenase, beta subunit C-terminal domain encodes MAPHHKARPLPPGRPRPAKELCSECGLCDTSYIHYVKSACAFLQQQFDRLETQTHGRCRHVDDMDECYFGVYRLMVAARKKQPIAGAQWTGIVTTIGMRMLQQNWVEAVVCVQNTPEDRFQPKPVLARTPAEVLAARVNKPTLSPNLNLLDAIERSGIRRLLVIGVGCQIQALRAVEKQLGLKKLYVLGTPCVDNVTRAGLQKFLETTSRSPHTVVHYEFMQDYHVHFQHADGSVEKVPFFGLKTRELKDIFAPSCLSCFDYVNGLADLVVGYMGAPFGWQWLVVRNARGQEMLDLVKDELELQPVTSQGRRQEAVQQSIAAYDQGVTLPMWAARLMGVVIEKLGPKGLEYARFSIDSHFTRNYLYVRRHYPQKLVRHVPEFAKKIVSQYRLPQD; translated from the coding sequence ATGGCTCCCCATCACAAGGCTCGCCCCCTGCCTCCGGGTCGTCCCCGCCCGGCCAAGGAACTCTGCAGTGAGTGCGGCCTGTGCGATACGTCCTACATCCATTACGTCAAGTCCGCCTGCGCCTTTTTGCAACAGCAGTTTGACCGCTTAGAAACCCAAACCCACGGCCGCTGCCGCCATGTGGACGATATGGATGAGTGCTATTTTGGGGTCTATCGCCTGATGGTGGCGGCCCGCAAAAAGCAACCGATTGCCGGCGCCCAGTGGACGGGGATTGTCACTACCATTGGCATGCGGATGTTGCAGCAAAATTGGGTGGAAGCTGTCGTTTGTGTGCAAAATACACCGGAGGACCGTTTCCAGCCCAAACCTGTCCTAGCCCGCACCCCCGCAGAGGTGTTGGCCGCCCGGGTGAATAAGCCCACCCTGTCGCCGAACCTGAATCTCTTGGATGCCATCGAACGGTCGGGCATCCGCCGATTGCTGGTCATTGGCGTGGGGTGTCAAATTCAGGCCCTGCGGGCAGTAGAAAAACAGTTGGGTTTGAAAAAGCTGTATGTTCTGGGAACGCCCTGTGTGGATAATGTCACCCGGGCCGGTTTGCAAAAGTTTCTGGAAACCACCAGCCGCTCACCCCACACCGTGGTCCACTACGAATTTATGCAGGACTACCATGTGCATTTCCAACATGCAGATGGCTCGGTGGAAAAAGTACCGTTTTTTGGGTTGAAAACGCGGGAGCTGAAGGATATCTTTGCGCCGTCCTGTTTGAGTTGTTTTGATTATGTCAACGGATTGGCGGATTTGGTGGTGGGCTATATGGGGGCACCTTTTGGCTGGCAATGGCTGGTGGTGCGCAACGCTCGGGGTCAGGAGATGTTGGATTTGGTCAAGGATGAACTGGAACTACAGCCGGTGACCAGTCAAGGACGACGCCAGGAAGCGGTGCAACAAAGTATCGCGGCCTATGACCAGGGAGTAACGTTGCCTATGTGGGCGGCCCGATTGATGGGGGTGGTGATCGAAAAATTAGGCCCCAAAGGTCTGGAGTATGCCCGTTTTTCCATTGACTCCCATTTCACCCGCAACTATCTCTATGTCCGCCGGCACTACCCCCAAAAATTGGTGCGCCATGTGCCGGAGTTCGCTAAAAAAATTGTCAGCCAGTATCGCTTGCCCCAGGATTGA